TCACATATTGTTTAGGACCATGCAGGATGGGAAACATACAATATTGACCTTAAAAACCATCGATCATCAAGATAACGATAAAGATGTGAGAAACTTGATTGAATCGAGCGTAAAGAGGTATGGCACAAAGATTGAATTAAATAGCAATAGCTATGATTTTGTGCTTTTTGCAATATCGAGATTACAGAACCGAAAACATAGAACGCTCGCGTTTGAAGACATATACAGAGAAGTCAAGGCCATTAAAAACATAGAGATATCAGAGCTGGATTTAGTGTTGAGAACCTATCAAAGCAGGAACCTAATCGCGGATCATGGCGGTTTTTTCATTACAGTCGATGGTGAGAAATATTTGGGTTCTATTTCAGAAGTGGAGAGAGTGCTCAATGAGGGTGAGTATCATAGATACCTGATAAACAGAGCAGTGCAGTATTTTAGCAGCATGAACATGCAATGTACAGTGTTAGAGCCTTCAAACAAAGAGACGCCAGACGCAATACTGAAAATGGGTAGAAAGATTATCAATGTGGAAGCAGAGTACGGAGAGCTGACAAAGAAAGTGACGATCTTAAACCATCTCATAAAATTCAGGACCAGAGCAGTGATTTTTCTTACTTTTAAAGATGATGCGCCGGCTCTTTACGAGTTTTTAAAGGCTCCGTACAAAAAAATAAAAGAAGAGGGCAAGATAGTGCCTTATACTTTAAATGGTGAGCCGCTGGACTGGACTAGGGCTGGAAACATAGTCAAGCGATCGAGAATACTGATAATTCCCGATCCTGGCGAAGTTAAGGCAGTAAGAGAATATCGATTCAATGACGATGGTCAAGTATCTTAGAAACTGAAACAGCACACGCAACATTAATATATTAAAAAAAGCTGTATTTAGTCTGAAAAATGGTAGTTAAGTTAATGGCAACAAAGAAAATTATGACGTTGTTCCTCTTGCTGCTTTTAGTGGCAATAAGCATGCCCGCAGTAAATTCTCAATCCGTGCCTTCCTGGGCATTTGATGGTGCTTATGCACAATATAGCATAATAGAGCATGTAAACAACAGCACCTCAAATTCCACAATATTATATACTATTTCTGCCGTTAATCAGGCAGCACAATCATTTAATGTTACGATGCAAAGCGTGCCATATTCTGGAACCAGTATCTCAGAAAAAGCAACATTTAACAATCCTGCACCATTTCCGGCAGAAAACATTACTGTTTTAACTGCTTTGAATGCTGGTAGGACCATGCCAGGATATAATGCAACCACAATGACAATAAAGCATATAACCATAAAAACAGCTGCTGGATCTTTTGCTGCAGATGAGGTTAATTACACAACTCTGAACTTGCCTGTGAACTTCAGCACCATAAATCCAGATGATCTTTACAATCCCAATCCTTCTACAGCTAACAATATGACAATGTGGGTAGCCTCAAGTTCCGGGCTCATTATCATGATAATATATGGAAATATTACCACCATGACACTCGAAAAGACTAACATTGGCATTTCTTCAAGCTCACCGCTAATGTACTACATTATAATAGCAATATTGATTTTGATAACTGTGTTTTTCATTATCCGTAGCAGAACACACAGCAATATATATAAATCAAATTGATAACCGTATAATTACGTTTTTTGTCGTAGTAAAATTTATATTATAGACGTATATAATTGCATTATGGTTGAGGAATCAGTAATGCCGGATTTTCTGGTGGCAAGGCTCAGAGAAATTAAACAAGGATCTGTATTGTGTCCTCTTGAGTATGTGGAAGAAGAAGAGCATGGGTCAGTGCCTTTAGACAGGTGCATATATTGCAGAAATTTCATTAAGATAGAGGATAAGAAGGTAATGTGTGCTATAACATGGGTGTGAATAAACATCAAAAAATTTATCTTTTTTCAATTTTTAGAAACACAGCAAAAACCCATAAAATAAAAAAAGGTGAGAAAAAAATTATGCTTTTTTCTTGATCTTCAGTTTGGGAGGTTTAGAGCTCATTTTCACAATCAGGAATATTACCAGCGCTACAATTATAAATGTTAGTAGTGCTCCGAAAAAGCTACCAATCTCAAAAGGCCCGACAGCTATGTTCTGCCATTTTACTCCTGGCGGAGTAGTATATTGTATGATTGGCATTATCAGATCAGTTACAAGGGCCTGTACCAGTGCACCTAAATACAAACCAAGAATAAAAGCTACAGCCATTCCTAGTACTTTGTACTGAGACATAAAAGCTCTAAATTCGTTCATAAATCCTTTAGGTGGCGGTGGTGCGGGTTTTGGGGTAAGCAAGGCTGTGATTTTTTTTAACTCATCCAGAATCTCATCATCATTAGCCATAATAATAGTTATGTTTATTTATATATTTATAGTTTTTAAAAAATAGATGTGTCTATGTTGATCTTATGATCTTAAAAAACTGTTTTTGGAATTTGTCCAGTTTTGGAGCAATGACAAACTGGCAATACGGATTATTCGGATTATTTTTAAAATAGTTTTTATGATACTCTTCCGCACTGTAAAAAGATCGGTACTGTTCTATAGAGGTCACAATCGGATTTTTATAATATTTTTTATTTGTGAGCTCTTTAATAAATTCTTCTGCGATGTGGTGCTGCTCTTCAGTCATATAAAATATTACAGACCGGTACTGTGTTCCAATATCATTACCCTGCCTGTTAAGCGTCGTGGGATCATGAGTTGAGAAAAACACGGCCAAAATATCCCGGTATGTTATTTTGGCAGGGTCAAATGTGATTCTGACCACTTCTGCATGCCCAGTTTTGCCGGTACAAACCTGCTCATAACTCGGATCTGCTACAGTCCCGCCTGCATATCCAGGCTCAACGTTTAATATTCCGTCCAAGTCTTGAAAAATAGCTTCTGCACACCAGAAACAACCGCTGCCCAGCACTGCTACATTCTCTTCATTGGTCATTAAAATGTCTAATGCTTAACTCATATATTTATTTTAGCGATATGCTCATATTATATCTTAGAATTACCCTGAAAAAACGCATGGTAAAAAAACTATAGCGTAGCTCTCAGTTTTTGGCCGATCAGAAACCAGATCATAGATGCTATTGATCCGGCGGCAGGGATTACTGCCGCGAAATTAATGAACCCATGGATCATACCTTTCGCCCTTATTCCAGTAACAGGCACGCCTACATCATAGAGTCTGGCAATATACATTTCTCCCTGATCTCTTAATGGATCATGCTCGGCTGTGATAATTATTGCTTCGGGAAGGTTTTTTAGATTCTCAGCAAGAATGGGTGACATATATACATTGAATAAATCCTGCTCTGAGCTCAAATACATCTTATTGAACCAGTACATCTGTTTTTTGGTCAGAAAATAGCCATCTCCATATTCTCGCATTGCCTCTGAAAATAGATCAGGGCCCAGCACTGGGTAGAACATGACCTGCAGTTTAGGCACTGGAACGTTACTGTCTCTCGCTCTCAAGCATGTTGCCGCAGTAAGGTTTCCTCCAGCACTGTCTCCCGCAATGGCAATTTTGTCAGGATCTATGCCCAGCAACTTGCAATTATTTCTGGCCCAGATATATGATTCGTATGCGTCGTCAATTGCAGCCGGAAACTTGTGCTCAGGAGCAAGCCTGTATTCTACAGCTAAAACTTTGCAGCCTGATACATTTGCAGCCTT
This genomic stretch from Thermoplasmata archaeon harbors:
- a CDS encoding MscL family protein; this encodes MANDDEILDELKKITALLTPKPAPPPPKGFMNEFRAFMSQYKVLGMAVAFILGLYLGALVQALVTDLIMPIIQYTTPPGVKWQNIAVGPFEIGSFFGALLTFIIVALVIFLIVKMSSKPPKLKIKKKA
- the msrA gene encoding peptide-methionine (S)-S-oxide reductase MsrA gives rise to the protein MTNEENVAVLGSGCFWCAEAIFQDLDGILNVEPGYAGGTVADPSYEQVCTGKTGHAEVVRITFDPAKITYRDILAVFFSTHDPTTLNRQGNDIGTQYRSVIFYMTEEQHHIAEEFIKELTNKKYYKNPIVTSIEQYRSFYSAEEYHKNYFKNNPNNPYCQFVIAPKLDKFQKQFFKIIRST
- a CDS encoding alpha/beta hydrolase encodes the protein MVVDPGAKKLLELLKFPDFSEMSIEDLRTLMNQNPFIQKNEPIKALRNLSFEHHGIKVACRLYEPDSKFDGLIIYLHGGGFVFGNIESFEDICRKAANVSGCKVLAVEYRLAPEHKFPAAIDDAYESYIWARNNCKLLGIDPDKIAIAGDSAGGNLTAATCLRARDSNVPVPKLQVMFYPVLGPDLFSEAMREYGDGYFLTKKQMYWFNKMYLSSEQDLFNVYMSPILAENLKNLPEAIIITAEHDPLRDQGEMYIARLYDVGVPVTGIRAKGMIHGFINFAAVIPAAGSIASMIWFLIGQKLRATL